The following coding sequences lie in one Candidatus Methylomirabilota bacterium genomic window:
- the gcvPB gene encoding aminomethyl-transferring glycine dehydrogenase subunit GcvPB, which yields MPYDTQSTYDRLLFELGAPGRIAWSLPEPDVPVDAARAAVPARYLRPAPPELPEVSELDVVRHYSRLSQLNYGVDTHFYPLGSCTMKYNPKINEDMARVPGFARLHPLAPQALAQGALRLMHELASMLAEIAGMDAVSLQPAAGAQGELAGVLMIKAYHDANREKRTKVLVPDSAHGTNPASTAIAGYQVVEVKSDANGGVDLLDLEGHLGPDVAAFMITMPNTLGNFEPRIVEIIEMCHARGAQVYMDGANLNAILGIARPGDLGFDVCHFNLHKTFTTPHGGGGPGAGPVGVKAHLEPFLPTPVIAKRGERYTLDWKRPKSIGKLQAFWGNFGMHVRAYTYVRTMGADGLRAVSENAVLNANYILKRLESHYDLAAPGPCMHECVLSARRQKKLGVTAMDIAKRLLDLGFYAPSTYFPLIVEEALMIEPTETESKETLDAFCDAMIQIAKEAETNPELIRQAPVTTPVRRLDQTKAAREPNLRWSGKR from the coding sequence ATGCCCTACGATACCCAGTCGACCTACGACCGCCTGCTCTTCGAGCTGGGCGCGCCGGGCCGCATCGCCTGGTCGCTGCCCGAGCCCGACGTGCCCGTCGACGCGGCTCGGGCGGCGGTGCCGGCCCGCTATCTCCGTCCGGCGCCCCCCGAGCTGCCCGAAGTGTCCGAGCTGGACGTGGTGCGCCACTACTCGCGTCTTTCCCAGCTGAACTACGGGGTGGACACGCATTTCTACCCGCTCGGCTCCTGCACCATGAAGTACAACCCGAAGATCAACGAGGACATGGCCAGGGTGCCCGGCTTCGCGCGCCTGCACCCGCTGGCACCGCAAGCGCTCGCGCAGGGCGCGCTGCGCTTGATGCACGAGCTGGCGTCGATGCTCGCCGAGATCGCCGGCATGGACGCCGTCTCCCTCCAGCCTGCGGCGGGAGCGCAGGGCGAGCTGGCGGGCGTCCTCATGATCAAGGCCTATCACGACGCCAACCGCGAGAAGCGCACGAAGGTGCTGGTGCCCGACTCCGCCCACGGCACCAACCCGGCCTCGACGGCCATCGCCGGCTATCAGGTCGTCGAGGTGAAATCGGACGCCAACGGCGGGGTGGATCTCCTGGATCTGGAGGGCCACTTGGGCCCCGACGTGGCCGCCTTCATGATCACGATGCCCAACACGCTGGGCAACTTCGAGCCGCGCATCGTGGAGATCATCGAGATGTGCCACGCCCGGGGGGCGCAGGTCTACATGGACGGGGCCAACCTCAACGCGATCCTCGGCATCGCGCGCCCCGGCGACCTCGGCTTCGACGTCTGCCACTTCAACCTGCACAAGACCTTCACCACGCCCCACGGCGGCGGGGGGCCGGGCGCGGGGCCGGTCGGTGTCAAGGCGCACCTCGAGCCCTTCCTGCCGACTCCCGTCATCGCCAAGCGGGGCGAGCGCTACACGCTCGACTGGAAACGGCCGAAGTCGATCGGCAAGCTCCAGGCCTTCTGGGGCAACTTCGGTATGCACGTGCGGGCCTACACCTACGTCCGCACCATGGGGGCCGACGGGCTGCGCGCTGTCTCCGAGAACGCGGTGCTCAACGCCAACTACATCTTGAAGCGCCTGGAGTCGCATTACGACCTCGCCGCGCCGGGGCCCTGCATGCACGAGTGCGTGCTGTCCGCCCGCCGCCAGAAGAAGCTCGGCGTCACCGCCATGGACATCGCCAAGCGCCTGCTCGACCTCGGCTTCTACGCGCCCTCGACGTACTTCCCGCTGATCGTCGAGGAGGCGCTCATGATCGAGCCCACCGAGACGGAATCCAAGGAGACGCTGGACGCCTTCTGCGACGCCATGATCCAGATCGCGAAGGAAGCGGAGACCAATCCCGAGCTGATCCGCCAGGCCCCGGTGACGACGCCCGTCCGCCGTTTGGACCAGACCAAGGCTGCCCGGGAGCCGAACCTGCGCTGGAGTGGAAAGCGGTA
- the gcvPA gene encoding aminomethyl-transferring glycine dehydrogenase subunit GcvPA yields the protein MQRYLSNTADEQRAMLEVIGAPSIEALLARVPATARLPRPLDLPSAAAEMDLIAEMRRLAAANADADGYTCFLGGGSYDHFVPGVINHMILRGEFFTAYTPYQPEASQGTLRTIYEYQTMIAELTGMDVANASIYDGASSLAEAALMAQSVTGRTEIVLGAGVNPLYRRVVATYCGGPGLRLRDVPAPEGVLDGAALPKLVGAKTAALVVQSPNFYGCLEDIASAAEIAHAAGALLVVVTDPVNLGVLEAPGKQGADLVVGEGQGLGVPLSYGGPYLGVFAAKQEFVRRMPGRLVGATVDLDGRRGFVLTLQTREQHIRRAKATSNICTNVALCALMATIYLAILGKRGLSRVGELSLAKAHYAAERLARIPGVALRFGAPFFKEFTLKLPKSPERVVARLARDRFLAGVPLKPFDRKLADCLLVAVTEKRTKEEIDAFAEALAKAVA from the coding sequence ATGCAGCGCTACCTCTCGAACACGGCGGACGAGCAGCGCGCGATGCTCGAGGTGATCGGGGCGCCATCGATCGAGGCCCTGCTCGCCCGCGTGCCGGCCACGGCGCGCCTCCCGCGGCCGCTCGACCTGCCGAGCGCCGCCGCCGAGATGGACCTCATCGCCGAGATGCGCCGGCTGGCGGCGGCCAACGCGGACGCCGATGGCTACACGTGCTTCCTCGGCGGCGGCTCGTACGACCACTTCGTGCCCGGCGTGATCAACCACATGATCCTGCGCGGCGAGTTCTTCACCGCCTACACGCCGTACCAGCCGGAGGCCAGCCAGGGCACGCTGCGCACGATCTACGAGTACCAGACGATGATCGCCGAGCTGACCGGCATGGACGTGGCCAACGCGTCCATCTACGACGGCGCCTCGTCGCTGGCCGAGGCGGCGCTGATGGCCCAATCGGTGACCGGACGCACCGAGATCGTGCTCGGGGCGGGCGTGAATCCGCTCTACCGCCGGGTGGTCGCCACCTACTGCGGGGGGCCGGGGCTACGCCTGCGCGACGTCCCCGCGCCCGAGGGCGTCCTCGACGGCGCGGCCCTCCCCAAGCTGGTGGGGGCGAAGACGGCGGCGCTGGTGGTGCAGTCGCCGAACTTCTACGGATGTCTGGAGGACATCGCCTCGGCGGCCGAGATCGCCCATGCCGCCGGCGCGCTGCTCGTCGTGGTCACCGATCCCGTCAACCTGGGCGTCCTGGAGGCGCCGGGCAAGCAGGGCGCCGACCTCGTCGTGGGGGAGGGCCAGGGGCTCGGCGTGCCGCTTTCGTACGGCGGGCCCTACCTCGGCGTCTTCGCGGCCAAGCAGGAGTTCGTGCGCCGCATGCCGGGGCGCCTCGTGGGCGCCACCGTCGACCTCGACGGCCGCCGGGGCTTCGTGCTCACGCTGCAGACCCGCGAGCAGCACATCCGGCGCGCCAAGGCCACGTCGAACATCTGCACCAACGTCGCGCTCTGCGCGCTGATGGCCACGATCTATCTGGCGATCCTCGGCAAGCGCGGGCTCAGCCGGGTGGGGGAGCTCAGCCTGGCCAAGGCCCACTACGCGGCGGAGCGCCTGGCGCGCATCCCCGGCGTGGCGCTGCGCTTCGGGGCTCCCTTCTTCAAGGAGTTCACGCTCAAGCTGCCGAAGTCGCCCGAGCGGGTGGTGGCCAGGCTCGCCAGGGACCGCTTCCTGGCCGGCGTGCCGCTCAAGCCCTTCGATCGTAAGCTGGCCGACTGCCTCCTGGTCGCCGTCACCGAGAAGCGCACGAAGGAAGAGATCGACGCCTTCGCCGAGGCGCTCGCCAAGGCGGTGGCCTGA
- the gcvH gene encoding glycine cleavage system protein GcvH: protein MANVPADLRYTKDHEWAKPEDKRYRVGITAFAQEQLGDVVFVELPKVGAKVTAKLSFGVVESVKAVSDLFAPLSGEIVEVNAALPNEPQVVNQDPYGKGWMIVIAPSKPDEWNALLSAAQYEQFLSEGH from the coding sequence ATGGCGAACGTTCCAGCCGACCTCCGGTACACGAAGGACCACGAATGGGCGAAGCCCGAGGACAAGCGGTATCGCGTGGGCATCACCGCCTTCGCGCAGGAGCAGCTGGGCGACGTCGTGTTCGTGGAGCTGCCGAAGGTGGGCGCGAAGGTGACGGCCAAGCTGTCGTTCGGCGTGGTCGAGTCGGTGAAGGCCGTGTCCGACCTCTTCGCGCCGCTCTCCGGGGAGATCGTCGAGGTCAACGCGGCGCTGCCGAACGAGCCGCAGGTCGTGAACCAGGACCCGTACGGCAAGGGCTGGATGATCGTGATCGCGCCCTCGAAGCCCGACGAGTGGAACGCGCTCCTCTCCGCGGCGCAGTACGAGCAGTTCCTGAGCGAAGGCCACTGA